Within Candidatus Eisenbacteria bacterium, the genomic segment CGTCGTCATGCTGCAATATGTCGAGCCGGCCGGGGCCTCCGGCCATGCAGCGCAACAGAACTTTGCCTTCAGGGGAGCGGCCGGGAAAGATGCTGGATGACCAAAGGACACCGAGGAGATTTCGTTTTTCCCTGCTGGGGATAAGCATCCCAAATCCATTCAGGTCGTGGGCGACACGGCTGCGATGATAGGCGAGTGTGATGACGGCCATGGGGACATATGGGATGCCGGCCAGTTGTTTGCAGAGATCCGGATCAGCGAGGTGATGGGCAATGGCATGCGCCGGCGCGGCGTCAACGACGGCGCCAAAGGGACCGAACGTTTTTGATCCCGCGGCGATATGCCACCGCTTGCCCTCGCTCCATACTCTTGAGATCGGGCTGCTGGTGTGAATGGTGGCATGCAGCGCACCGGCCAATCGATCGGTCAGCGTGGCCATCCCACCGTCAAAACTGTGCAGTACGCCGCTCGGCCCGGGAGAGGCGGAGGCCTGGCCGCTCTTCTTGCGAGCCCGGGATAACTTGATCAATGCTTTAAAGAGGCCGCCGTAATTTTTTTCAAGCTCCACCATGCGCGGGAAGGCTGCGGCGAGACTCAGCCGGCGGGCGTCGCCGCCGAAGATCCCTTTGACCATGGGGTCGAGCATCACCTCGGAAAATTCGGCGCCCAGCCGCCGCCGGCCGAATTCATAAACCGTTTCATCGGTATCGGGATCCAAGGCGGCGCGGCCCAAGTCATCGCGCGGCGGGATAAAAAATTCGCAGGCCATCCGCATTTTCGCGCCGATCGACAGAAGATCGGATTTGATAAAGGCCGGCGGCGTCATCGGCAGCGCGCGCATCCGGCCGCCGACCAAGAGGTAGCGGTGCCGCGTGGCGTCGGAGCTTCGCTGAAGCAGGGCGTTGACATTGAGCCGGTCGACCAGCCGGAGTGTGGCCGGTTCGTTGTCGAGGAATCCGTTGGGGCCGACTTCGATCGTGTACCCCTTCTGGCGCATTGTTCGAAGATATCCACCGATTTCAGCCGCTGATTCAAAGAGGGTGAGATCGAGCTTCACACCGCGTGATGCGGCGTCGCGTTCAAGATTGAACGCCGTGGCGAGACCCGCAACCCCGGCTCCGATGACGGCGACTTGTGGCGCGTTGTCAGACATGCATCTCCTGTCTCG encodes:
- the hemG gene encoding protoporphyrinogen oxidase, giving the protein MSDNAPQVAVIGAGVAGLATAFNLERDAASRGVKLDLTLFESAAEIGGYLRTMRQKGYTIEVGPNGFLDNEPATLRLVDRLNVNALLQRSSDATRHRYLLVGGRMRALPMTPPAFIKSDLLSIGAKMRMACEFFIPPRDDLGRAALDPDTDETVYEFGRRRLGAEFSEVMLDPMVKGIFGGDARRLSLAAAFPRMVELEKNYGGLFKALIKLSRARKKSGQASASPGPSGVLHSFDGGMATLTDRLAGALHATIHTSSPISRVWSEGKRWHIAAGSKTFGPFGAVVDAAPAHAIAHHLADPDLCKQLAGIPYVPMAVITLAYHRSRVAHDLNGFGMLIPSREKRNLLGVLWSSSIFPGRSPEGKVLLRCMAGGPGRLDILQHDDASLVEMCLDDLRELYGLQGQPEDFWIIRHRQAIAQYEPGHLARLLEIERALDRQPGLFLTGSSYHGISVNYCVKEAEISSMRVLEFLRSPGSSWKG